The Candidatus Methylomirabilis lanthanidiphila genome includes a region encoding these proteins:
- a CDS encoding carbon starvation protein CstA: MSLPLLAIILLVGIGIGYRLYSRFVAGQYGLDDTCLTPACEMNDGVDYVPTKPFYLMGQHFSAIAAAGPIAGPIMAAQMFGWLPCLLWIGLGTIFIGAVHDFSSLVASVKHGARSVAEIIRLYLGQRGWLAMMLFIWLALIYVIVAFTDITASTFVGKTEEFEGEVFAFNPGGAVAAASAMYLLLAVLMGFVQWRFNPPLWLQTIIFVPATLGAVWFGTKISTFLILDVKTWGVLILAYCFAASLLPMWLLLQPRGYLGGFILYLTLFVGLIGIFFGGFEVQQESFKTWRVSGMTGALFPFLFVTIACGACSGFHGLVCSGTTSKQIEKETHCRPVGYGAMLLEGFVAFIALATVMTVAQPKLQGMAPGKIYGDGIGRFLAILIGQEHLQFAMTFGAMAFSTFVFDTLDVATRLSRYIIQELFNWSGKRGAVIATAITIMLPLFLILRSGEGAYRLFWTLFGTGNQLLAALTLLGITVWLRRSARPVWFALLPMLFIMSMTIWSLVIQMREAYAVVLQEGLVFDTMLLNGLVSASLLLLAAILIIEALRSLTKPAMSAVKAPTTSDMG; encoded by the coding sequence ATGAGCCTCCCGTTGCTGGCCATCATCCTGTTGGTGGGGATTGGGATCGGGTATCGGCTCTACAGTCGATTCGTGGCGGGACAGTACGGTCTGGACGATACCTGTCTCACCCCGGCATGTGAGATGAATGACGGGGTGGACTATGTGCCGACCAAACCGTTCTACTTGATGGGCCAGCACTTCAGCGCCATCGCTGCGGCCGGTCCTATCGCCGGCCCGATCATGGCCGCCCAGATGTTCGGGTGGCTTCCCTGCCTGCTGTGGATCGGTCTGGGAACCATCTTTATCGGGGCGGTCCACGACTTCTCCAGCCTGGTGGCGTCGGTCAAACACGGCGCCCGGTCGGTCGCCGAAATCATCCGTCTTTACCTGGGACAGCGAGGGTGGCTCGCCATGATGCTCTTTATCTGGCTGGCCCTGATTTATGTGATCGTCGCCTTCACCGACATTACAGCGAGCACCTTCGTCGGCAAGACGGAAGAGTTTGAGGGGGAGGTCTTTGCATTTAATCCTGGCGGCGCTGTCGCCGCCGCCAGTGCGATGTACCTGCTCCTGGCTGTCCTGATGGGATTCGTGCAGTGGCGATTCAACCCCCCGCTGTGGCTTCAGACGATCATCTTTGTGCCGGCGACGTTGGGTGCTGTCTGGTTCGGCACAAAGATCTCCACGTTTCTTATTCTGGATGTCAAGACGTGGGGGGTACTGATCCTGGCCTACTGCTTCGCGGCATCTCTCCTGCCGATGTGGCTCCTCCTCCAGCCGAGGGGCTACCTTGGCGGGTTTATCCTCTATCTGACCCTCTTCGTCGGCCTCATCGGGATCTTCTTCGGCGGATTTGAGGTCCAGCAGGAGTCGTTCAAGACCTGGCGCGTATCCGGAATGACCGGGGCACTGTTCCCGTTTCTCTTCGTCACCATCGCCTGCGGGGCCTGCTCAGGCTTTCACGGTCTGGTCTGCTCGGGCACGACGTCGAAGCAGATCGAGAAGGAGACCCACTGCCGGCCGGTGGGGTACGGCGCCATGCTGTTGGAGGGGTTCGTCGCCTTTATCGCGCTGGCCACCGTCATGACCGTGGCCCAACCCAAGCTTCAGGGAATGGCGCCCGGCAAGATTTATGGAGACGGCATCGGCAGGTTCCTCGCGATCCTCATCGGGCAGGAGCATCTTCAATTTGCGATGACCTTCGGGGCTATGGCCTTTTCCACCTTTGTCTTTGACACGCTGGATGTCGCTACCCGCCTCAGTCGCTACATTATTCAAGAGCTGTTCAATTGGTCCGGTAAGCGGGGGGCGGTTATTGCAACCGCCATCACGATTATGCTCCCGCTATTCCTCATCCTGCGATCCGGTGAAGGAGCCTATCGACTCTTCTGGACCCTCTTCGGAACGGGCAATCAACTGCTGGCGGCCCTGACCCTTCTGGGGATTACGGTCTGGTTGAGAAGGTCGGCTCGGCCGGTCTGGTTCGCCCTGCTCCCGATGCTCTTCATCATGAGCATGACCATCTGGTCTCTTGTCATTCAGATGCGGGAGGCCTATGCAGTCGTCCTGCAAGAGGGTCTCGTCTTCGATACGATGCTTTTGAATGGGTTGGTTAGCGCGAGTCTTCTACTGCTTGCGGCGATTCTGATTATTGAGGCGCTGCGAAGCCTCACCAAACCGGCGATGTCCGCCGTCAAGGCCCCCACGACGTCTGATATGGGATAG
- a CDS encoding histidinol-phosphate phosphatase — translation MEIDVIREVALRAAKEAGAILRQGLEQQRIIEFKGVKNLVTDMDRRSEETIADLVRQTLPHHSVVCEEGTRLEGDSGYRWYVDPLDGTTNYAHGYPCYSVSIGVEKDGDLIFGCVYDPSQEELFIAERGGGAFLNGKRLRVSAIANLPDALLATGFPNDVAGTKDNNLDYFVRFMKRAQGVRRPGSAALDLCYVAAGRFDSFWELKLYPWDMAAGVLIVTEAGGRVTDLRGGPHHLSNPQIVASNGLLHDEMLHILAMES, via the coding sequence ATGGAAATCGATGTCATACGCGAGGTAGCGCTGCGGGCCGCAAAGGAGGCCGGGGCGATCCTTCGTCAGGGACTGGAGCAGCAGCGAATCATCGAGTTCAAAGGGGTCAAGAACCTCGTGACCGACATGGATCGCCGCTCGGAGGAGACGATCGCCGATCTTGTGCGGCAGACGCTGCCGCACCACAGTGTGGTCTGCGAGGAGGGGACAAGACTGGAGGGCGACTCCGGATACCGCTGGTACGTGGATCCCCTGGACGGCACGACCAATTACGCCCACGGCTACCCCTGCTACTCCGTATCGATCGGGGTGGAAAAGGACGGGGACCTGATCTTCGGGTGCGTGTATGATCCGAGCCAGGAGGAGCTGTTCATCGCCGAGCGTGGCGGAGGGGCGTTTCTGAACGGTAAGCGACTACGGGTCTCGGCCATCGCCAACCTGCCGGACGCGCTGCTGGCCACCGGATTTCCCAACGACGTCGCGGGCACCAAGGACAACAACCTGGATTATTTTGTGCGGTTCATGAAGCGCGCGCAGGGTGTTCGTCGCCCCGGCTCCGCCGCGCTCGACCTATGCTATGTGGCTGCCGGTCGATTCGACAGCTTCTGGGAGCTGAAACTGTACCCATGGGACATGGCGGCCGGCGTCCTGATAGTGACCGAGGCGGGCGGGCGGGTAACCGATCTTCGCGGTGGTCCCCATCACCTGTCCAATCCCCAGATCGTCGCCAGCAACGGCCTCCTCCACGACGAGATGCTCCACATCCTGGCCATGGAGAGTTAA
- a CDS encoding peptidase S1 and S6, chymotrypsin/Hap yields the protein MSDNRHILVRRTALTALLAVGCLTGWTDALAEKTQADGPGLSPEEQIVISVYKRASPGVVHITSTALAYDVFFNPVPQKGAGSGFVVDDRGYILTNNHVVEEADSLEVTLPDKSKVAAKLIGRDPSNDLAVIKISVPKEKLFPVKMGNSDALQVGQMAIAIGNPFGLDRTVTRGVVSSMGRTLRSESGRQIRGVIQTDAPINPGNSGGPLLNSHGEVIGINSAIYTPSGGSVGIGFAIPVNTAKRLLPQLIAKGRVSHPWLGVAGLDITPELAGALKLPVRQGIVVMQVSPKGPVDRAGIRGSTKKARIGNMLVGVGGDIIVAVEGRKVTSIDDLTAFLDGERKAGDQVKIDLLRDGRSFTVSVRLGELPEA from the coding sequence TTGTCCGACAACCGGCACATTCTAGTCCGACGCACAGCTCTGACTGCGCTCCTGGCTGTCGGGTGCCTCACCGGCTGGACCGATGCGTTGGCGGAAAAAACTCAAGCGGATGGTCCCGGTCTCAGCCCTGAGGAACAGATCGTGATATCCGTCTATAAACGTGCCAGCCCGGGCGTCGTTCACATTACCAGTACCGCGCTGGCCTACGATGTGTTCTTTAATCCGGTGCCCCAGAAAGGGGCCGGATCGGGCTTCGTGGTGGATGACCGGGGATACATCTTAACCAATAATCATGTGGTGGAAGAGGCCGACAGCCTGGAGGTCACGCTGCCGGACAAGAGCAAGGTCGCGGCAAAATTGATCGGCCGGGATCCCAGCAACGATCTGGCGGTGATCAAGATCTCTGTTCCAAAGGAAAAGCTGTTCCCTGTGAAGATGGGCAACAGCGATGCCTTGCAGGTGGGACAGATGGCCATCGCCATCGGCAATCCGTTCGGCCTGGATCGAACGGTCACGCGCGGCGTCGTCAGCTCGATGGGTCGGACGCTCCGCTCCGAGAGCGGGCGTCAGATTCGAGGCGTCATCCAGACCGACGCGCCGATCAATCCCGGCAATTCAGGCGGACCGCTGCTGAACTCCCATGGTGAAGTCATCGGGATCAACAGCGCCATCTACACTCCGAGCGGCGGGTCGGTCGGGATCGGTTTTGCCATCCCGGTGAACACGGCGAAACGGCTGCTCCCCCAGTTGATCGCCAAGGGGCGGGTCAGCCATCCATGGCTGGGTGTCGCCGGCCTGGACATCACGCCGGAGCTGGCCGGCGCCCTGAAGCTTCCGGTTCGCCAAGGGATCGTGGTAATGCAGGTCTCTCCCAAAGGACCGGTGGACCGTGCAGGTATCAGGGGCAGCACAAAAAAGGCGCGGATTGGGAACATGCTGGTCGGTGTGGGAGGGGACATCATCGTTGCGGTCGAGGGCCGAAAGGTGACATCAATAGACGACCTGACGGCCTTTCTGGATGGAGAGCGAAAGGCTGGAGACCAGGTGAAGATCGATCTGCTCAGGGATGGCCGGTCATTCACCGTATCGGTTCGACTGGGGGAGCTGCCTGAGGCATGA
- a CDS encoding histidinol phosphate phosphatase, protein MLQQDELRNLLNFAVEAARQAGEITMEYFQTALSPERKPDRTFVTAADRQAEERLRVLIRQAYPDHGVIGEEFGEQQGDSGRTWIIDPLDGTASFLHGVPLFGVLLGLEVEGEVVLGVANLPALRETVYAARGMGCFWNGRRAAVSGIDDLKEALLLYTDGTGFEPYGRESAFRHLIAATRMHRSWGDCYGHILVATGRAEVMLDPVMSIWDCAALLPILREAGGTFTDWGGRPTIRSGHAISTNGRLLDQVMQIVKKGS, encoded by the coding sequence ATGCTCCAACAGGACGAGCTCCGGAACCTCCTGAACTTCGCCGTCGAGGCGGCCCGGCAGGCCGGCGAGATTACCATGGAATACTTTCAGACCGCTCTGTCGCCCGAGCGGAAACCGGACCGCACCTTCGTGACGGCGGCCGACCGTCAGGCCGAGGAGAGGCTCCGAGTGTTGATTCGACAGGCGTACCCGGACCATGGCGTTATTGGGGAGGAGTTCGGCGAGCAGCAGGGCGACTCCGGCAGGACATGGATCATCGACCCACTCGACGGAACCGCGTCTTTCCTCCACGGAGTTCCGCTCTTCGGCGTCTTGCTCGGATTAGAGGTCGAAGGCGAGGTCGTCCTGGGGGTGGCGAACTTGCCTGCGCTGCGTGAGACGGTGTATGCCGCCAGGGGGATGGGCTGTTTCTGGAACGGACGTCGTGCTGCGGTCTCCGGGATAGACGACCTGAAGGAGGCTCTGCTCCTGTACACCGACGGTACCGGGTTCGAGCCGTATGGACGGGAGTCGGCCTTCCGTCATCTGATTGCCGCCACGCGGATGCACCGAAGTTGGGGTGATTGCTACGGTCATATCCTGGTTGCCACAGGGCGGGCGGAGGTGATGCTTGATCCGGTGATGAGCATCTGGGACTGCGCGGCACTGCTGCCGATCCTGCGCGAAGCAGGTGGAACCTTTACCGATTGGGGGGGACGGCCGACCATTCGTAGCGGACATGCCATCTCCACCAACGGACGGCTGCTTGATCAGGTGATGCAGATCGTCAAGAAGGGGAGCTGA
- a CDS encoding YtxH-like protein yields the protein MSEERGCSPASVALAFIVGGALGASLALLFAPEGGRQTRTRLKGFATDVKDRSTDLVEDVKDRVEDAIGVGKEMFEEKKAILTAAYQAGKEAMDRERGELLER from the coding sequence ATGAGTGAAGAACGGGGATGTTCGCCTGCGTCTGTTGCCCTTGCGTTTATCGTCGGCGGCGCGCTTGGGGCGAGTTTGGCGCTCCTATTCGCTCCGGAGGGAGGCCGGCAGACTCGCACCCGCCTCAAAGGCTTCGCGACAGACGTCAAGGATCGAAGCACCGATCTTGTTGAGGATGTCAAAGATCGGGTCGAGGATGCGATCGGAGTGGGTAAGGAAATGTTTGAAGAGAAAAAGGCCATCCTGACCGCCGCTTACCAGGCCGGCAAGGAGGCGATGGACAGGGAACGAGGCGAGTTGCTGGAGAGATAA
- a CDS encoding peptidase M16, translating to MKTAMRQRIQCVRMRGAVMAWLVLCVLLIQGLADAQVTARVKESVLENGLKILLLEEHKAPVVTIHVWYRVGARNEQPGTTGLSHLLEHMMFKGTAKVGPGQFSRIIRKNGGRDNAFTSDDYTGYFETFASDRIELALRLEADRMRGLLLDSKELESEKKVVMEERRLRTDDDPVSALREAMAAAAFQAHPYRQPVIGWMTDIEKLAREDLLRYYNAYYVPNNAVLIVVGDFNSDELLPKIRQYFGSIPRAADPPAVRAVEPEQRGERRVFLKKEAELPFVFMGYHVPNLKHPDNFALEVLAYILSGGKSARIYKSLVYEKQLALFAGGGYDRESIDPNLFPLYASVMPGKTAEEVEQALTAEIERVKNEPVSDRELQKVKNQIEADFLFGQDSVFNLARVLAEYEIIANWRAWEAYLPGIRNVTAADLQRVAKAYLTPDNRTVAVLVPEKIKR from the coding sequence ATGAAAACAGCGATGCGACAGCGGATACAGTGCGTACGAATGCGGGGTGCGGTGATGGCCTGGCTCGTGCTCTGCGTCCTCCTGATCCAGGGTCTCGCGGACGCGCAGGTCACGGCCAGGGTGAAGGAGTCGGTACTCGAGAACGGACTGAAAATTCTGTTGCTTGAGGAGCACAAGGCGCCTGTGGTCACTATCCATGTCTGGTATCGGGTCGGCGCGCGCAACGAACAACCGGGGACTACCGGTCTGTCCCACCTGTTGGAGCATATGATGTTTAAGGGGACCGCGAAAGTAGGACCGGGGCAGTTTTCGAGAATCATCAGAAAGAACGGCGGTCGCGACAACGCCTTTACCAGCGACGATTACACGGGCTACTTCGAGACCTTCGCCTCGGATCGGATCGAACTGGCTCTGAGACTTGAGGCCGATCGGATGCGCGGTCTGCTGCTTGATTCGAAAGAGTTGGAGTCGGAGAAGAAGGTGGTCATGGAGGAGCGTCGTCTACGCACCGACGACGATCCCGTGTCCGCCTTGAGAGAGGCAATGGCGGCGGCGGCGTTTCAGGCGCACCCGTACCGACAGCCTGTCATTGGCTGGATGACCGACATCGAGAAGCTGGCGCGGGAGGATCTGCTGCGCTACTACAACGCCTACTACGTGCCGAATAACGCCGTGCTGATCGTCGTCGGTGATTTCAACAGCGACGAACTACTTCCAAAAATTCGGCAGTACTTCGGGTCGATTCCGCGGGCCGCCGATCCGCCCGCCGTCCGCGCCGTGGAGCCGGAGCAGCGGGGAGAGCGACGGGTGTTCCTGAAGAAGGAAGCGGAACTGCCGTTTGTATTCATGGGGTACCACGTCCCGAATCTGAAACATCCCGACAACTTTGCGCTTGAGGTGCTGGCCTATATCCTGTCCGGAGGCAAGAGCGCCAGGATCTACAAGAGCCTGGTCTACGAGAAGCAGCTTGCGCTGTTCGCCGGCGGGGGGTACGACCGGGAAAGCATCGACCCGAACCTCTTCCCCCTGTACGCCAGCGTGATGCCCGGCAAAACGGCTGAAGAGGTTGAGCAGGCTCTGACGGCAGAGATCGAGCGGGTGAAGAACGAGCCGGTTTCGGACCGGGAACTCCAGAAGGTTAAGAATCAGATCGAAGCCGATTTCCTGTTCGGGCAGGATTCGGTGTTTAACCTGGCCAGGGTGCTGGCTGAGTATGAGATCATCGCCAACTGGCGCGCATGGGAGGCTTACCTTCCCGGTATCCGCAACGTCACGGCAGCGGATCTGCAACGGGTCGCGAAAGCCTACCTGACGCCGGATAACCGCACCGTTGCAGTACTGGTTCCCGAAAAGATTAAGAGGTAG
- a CDS encoding 2-nitropropane dioxygenase, protein MESVRTLPLVIQGGMGVGISGWELARAVSRAGQLGVVSGTGLDILLARRLEDGDPGGHVRRALEVFPIPGVAARVLARYFRPGGRPAGTPYRTVPMLRQRMSVEREQLIVAATFVEVYLAREGHDGAVGINLLTKIQLPTLATLYGAMLAGVGVVLMGAGIPLKIPGVLDQLAAHEPATLCLEVAGAGTGEVEELHFDPRRHGAAVSQPLTRPRFFAVVASNSLATLLARKANGRVDGFVIEGPTAGGHNAPPRGEARRNERGEPIYGKRDTVDLAAIRALGLPFWRAGGAGSPEALTAALKEGAAGIQVGTLFAFCDESGLPAEQRRAMLASARAGQLDVFTDPLASPTGYPFKIVVRGDAPVETASRTRLCDIGHLRTPYRTSDGGVGYRCPSEPVEAYVAKGGDASDTIGRRCLCNALFANIGHGQLRQDGTTEPQLITAGDQAKELGQFLAGRESYTAKEVLDYLLAGAATSE, encoded by the coding sequence ATGGAATCCGTGAGAACGTTGCCGCTCGTCATTCAGGGCGGCATGGGTGTCGGAATCTCCGGCTGGGAGTTGGCGCGGGCAGTGTCGCGCGCGGGTCAACTCGGCGTCGTGTCGGGGACCGGCTTGGATATACTTCTCGCGCGGCGTCTCGAAGACGGCGACCCTGGCGGGCACGTGCGCCGCGCGCTCGAGGTCTTCCCGATTCCCGGCGTCGCCGCGCGCGTGCTGGCGCGGTATTTCCGGCCTGGCGGCCGCCCCGCTGGAACGCCCTATCGCACGGTTCCGATGCTCCGGCAGCGCATGAGCGTCGAGCGAGAGCAACTGATTGTGGCCGCGACCTTTGTCGAGGTGTACCTCGCCCGCGAGGGTCACGACGGTGCCGTCGGCATCAACCTGTTGACCAAGATCCAATTACCGACGCTCGCAACGCTCTACGGGGCGATGCTCGCCGGAGTCGGTGTCGTGCTGATGGGGGCCGGCATCCCGCTCAAGATTCCCGGTGTACTCGATCAGCTCGCCGCTCACGAGCCGGCGACGCTGTGTCTTGAGGTCGCGGGCGCCGGCACCGGTGAAGTCGAGGAGTTGCATTTCGACCCACGCCGTCACGGCGCCGCCGTTTCGCAGCCCCTCACTCGTCCGCGCTTTTTCGCCGTCGTCGCCTCGAACTCGCTCGCGACCCTGCTCGCCCGCAAGGCGAACGGCCGGGTCGACGGATTCGTGATCGAAGGGCCGACCGCGGGCGGACACAACGCGCCGCCGCGAGGAGAGGCCCGCCGGAACGAACGGGGCGAGCCGATCTACGGCAAGCGGGACACAGTCGATCTCGCGGCCATACGCGCGCTCGGTCTGCCCTTCTGGCGCGCCGGAGGGGCGGGATCACCAGAGGCTCTTACGGCGGCGCTCAAGGAGGGAGCTGCGGGCATCCAGGTTGGTACACTCTTCGCCTTCTGCGACGAGTCGGGGTTGCCGGCGGAGCAGCGCCGTGCGATGCTCGCCTCCGCGCGCGCGGGCCAGCTCGACGTATTCACGGACCCGCTGGCGTCGCCGACGGGATATCCGTTCAAGATCGTTGTGCGCGGCGACGCGCCGGTCGAGACGGCATCGCGCACGCGCCTCTGCGACATCGGTCATCTGCGGACACCCTATCGCACGAGTGACGGCGGCGTGGGCTATCGTTGCCCGAGCGAACCGGTGGAGGCATACGTCGCCAAGGGCGGCGACGCGAGCGATACCATCGGACGGCGCTGCCTGTGTAACGCGCTGTTTGCGAACATCGGTCACGGGCAACTGCGCCAGGACGGGACGACCGAACCCCAGTTGATCACGGCGGGCGATCAGGCCAAGGAGCTCGGCCAGTTCCTCGCCGGCCGCGAGTCCTACACGGCGAAGGAGGTGCTCGATTACCTGCTCGCCGGCGCCGCCACGAGCGAGTGA
- a CDS encoding peptidase M16, which produces MRKAINSTMRRYRWALSFSLLLLLLLPVLVAAAPLAERRVLENGLTLLVRSSPALPIVTIKATVQAGSLWESKERAGLANLTALLLTRGTTTRTAAQIDESVDFIGASLSSSAGRDFSEVDLTLLKKDIPQGLALLADVLLHPAFEQGEIARKAQELRAALRKRQEDPSEVAEEAFNELVFGSHPYGRPLEGSDASLAAITRDEIMGFHRDHYTPERIVVTVVGDVDRSEITNQIRAVLGSWPKGKGTVKRATEPAPLQEKIVVKKVDRRLAQANIILGHQGIRRDNPDFYALTVMNYILGGGGFSSRLVERIREQKGWAYDVSSQFAPGLERGSFQVALQTKNDTAGPAVREVVRELQRIREQGVTDQELADAKAYLIGSFPLRLDTNAKLAGLISVVEYYKLGLDYADRYRTLIEGVSKEDILRVARTYLRPEGYVLVVVADQAKAALSE; this is translated from the coding sequence GTGCGAAAGGCGATAAATAGCACGATGCGACGATACCGATGGGCTTTGTCATTCAGCCTTCTGCTGCTCCTGCTGCTGCCGGTTCTCGTGGCGGCGGCCCCGTTAGCCGAACGGCGGGTTCTGGAGAACGGGCTCACACTGCTGGTCAGAAGCAGCCCGGCGCTGCCGATTGTAACCATCAAGGCGACGGTGCAGGCGGGCTCCCTCTGGGAGTCGAAGGAACGCGCGGGGCTGGCCAATCTGACGGCTCTGCTGCTGACAAGGGGCACGACGACCCGGACAGCCGCCCAGATCGATGAGTCGGTGGACTTTATCGGCGCCTCCCTTTCTTCATCCGCGGGTCGGGACTTTAGTGAAGTGGATCTGACGCTGCTCAAAAAGGATATACCGCAAGGACTGGCGTTGTTGGCGGACGTCCTGCTTCACCCGGCCTTTGAGCAAGGGGAGATCGCCAGAAAGGCGCAGGAACTCAGGGCGGCGTTGCGGAAGCGGCAGGAGGATCCGAGCGAGGTGGCGGAGGAGGCGTTCAACGAGTTGGTCTTTGGAAGCCATCCGTATGGACGCCCGCTGGAGGGAAGCGATGCGTCCCTCGCCGCGATCACCAGGGATGAGATCATGGGGTTCCACCGCGATCACTACACCCCGGAACGGATTGTTGTCACCGTGGTGGGCGACGTCGATAGAAGCGAGATCACTAACCAGATCCGCGCAGTGCTCGGCTCGTGGCCGAAAGGCAAGGGGACAGTGAAGCGGGCGACGGAGCCCGCGCCGCTTCAGGAGAAGATCGTCGTCAAAAAGGTAGACCGGAGGCTGGCTCAGGCGAATATCATCCTCGGCCATCAGGGCATCCGACGGGATAACCCGGATTTCTACGCCTTGACGGTTATGAACTACATCCTGGGCGGGGGCGGATTTTCCTCTCGCCTGGTGGAGCGCATACGTGAGCAGAAGGGCTGGGCCTATGATGTCAGCTCCCAATTCGCTCCCGGCCTGGAGCGAGGATCGTTTCAGGTGGCGCTGCAGACAAAGAATGATACCGCCGGCCCTGCGGTGCGGGAGGTGGTGCGGGAGCTTCAGCGGATTCGGGAGCAAGGGGTGACCGATCAGGAACTGGCCGATGCGAAGGCCTACCTCATCGGAAGCTTTCCCCTTCGGCTAGATACCAACGCGAAGCTGGCCGGGTTGATTTCAGTGGTGGAGTATTATAAACTAGGACTGGATTATGCGGACCGCTACCGAACGCTGATCGAAGGCGTCAGCAAAGAGGATATCCTGCGAGTCGCACGCACATATCTCAGGCCGGAGGGTTACGTCCTAGTTGTCGTCGCCGATCAGGCGAAAGCAGCGCTCTCCGAGTAG
- a CDS encoding UspA protein, which yields MLPKYQKVLVTTDLSPLGNAAVPHAYAIVAEQGGTVILWCAVDVSGMPDPLYSQPTPGETLAEERAEIREDLFSSLEALVPEEVRVEGKVKTEVRVLEISGSVHDAICEEAKAKEVDLIVMASHGYSGMKHLLIGSVVEHVLRTVDRPVLVVRGGK from the coding sequence ATGTTACCAAAATATCAGAAGGTACTGGTGACCACCGATCTCTCACCACTCGGAAACGCCGCGGTTCCCCATGCCTATGCCATCGTGGCCGAACAGGGTGGCACGGTCATCCTTTGGTGCGCGGTTGACGTATCGGGGATGCCGGATCCGCTCTATTCCCAGCCCACACCTGGGGAGACGCTCGCTGAGGAGCGGGCGGAGATCCGGGAAGATCTGTTCTCCTCGCTGGAGGCGCTTGTACCTGAGGAGGTTCGTGTGGAGGGAAAAGTGAAAACGGAGGTACGTGTGCTGGAGATCTCCGGATCCGTTCATGATGCAATTTGTGAGGAAGCCAAAGCTAAGGAGGTTGACCTCATTGTCATGGCCTCTCATGGCTATTCCGGAATGAAGCACCTGCTCATTGGTTCAGTGGTCGAGCATGTGTTGCGGACAGTCGACCGTCCCGTCCTCGTTGTCCGTGGCGGGAAGTGA
- a CDS encoding cytochrome C biogenesis protein: protein MLGTGETVTIWMALGAGVLSFLSPCVLPIFPSYLSFVTGLSFGELSDSVNNVKTRRAIVLNALCFIFGFSVVFMSLGASFSLLGRLLFDYQQILRKVGGVLVILFGLYIAGFLNLPFLTRTVRLELQDRPAGYLGAFIVGVTFAAGWTPCVGPILGSILLYASTAKTAYTGILMLGAYSLGLAIPFFLSALALNRFLDYFDRFKRLIPVMSAVGGIFLIVVGGLLLTNYFTILSAYALRLTPQWLWQRL from the coding sequence ATGTTGGGGACTGGCGAGACAGTGACCATCTGGATGGCCCTGGGGGCCGGGGTTCTCTCATTCCTCTCACCCTGCGTGCTTCCGATCTTTCCCTCCTACCTTTCCTTTGTGACCGGCCTCTCGTTCGGTGAACTGTCGGACTCGGTCAACAATGTCAAAACACGCCGGGCGATCGTCCTGAACGCTCTCTGCTTTATCTTTGGCTTCTCCGTAGTCTTCATGTCGTTGGGCGCCTCCTTCAGCCTGCTGGGCCGGCTCCTGTTTGACTATCAGCAGATTCTCAGAAAGGTCGGGGGCGTATTGGTCATCCTGTTCGGCCTGTACATTGCCGGCTTCCTCAACCTCCCCTTTCTCACGCGGACCGTCCGACTCGAACTGCAGGATCGGCCGGCCGGATATCTGGGCGCGTTCATCGTGGGGGTCACCTTCGCCGCCGGCTGGACGCCGTGTGTCGGTCCGATCCTGGGCTCCATCCTGCTGTACGCGAGCACGGCCAAGACCGCCTACACGGGGATCCTGATGCTCGGCGCCTACTCGCTCGGTCTCGCCATCCCGTTCTTTTTGAGCGCCCTTGCCCTTAATCGCTTTCTCGACTATTTTGACCGGTTCAAGCGGCTTATACCGGTGATGAGCGCCGTTGGCGGGATCTTCCTGATTGTCGTCGGCGGCCTGCTGCTCACCAACTATTTCACGATCCTCTCGGCCTACGCGCTCCGCCTGACCCCGCAATGGCTCTGGCAGCGACTCTGA